In Nocardioides sp. JQ2195, a genomic segment contains:
- a CDS encoding MFS transporter, with product MSRILEAAVPRRLGTNFRWLLGSSWVSQVGDGIALSAGPLLIASQTHDPFLVAMGVLLQRLPWLLFGLYAGVLADRLDRRVVVVLVDLMRAGVLAVLVATIATGVVSIGVVLVALFLLGTAEVFADTTSSTLLPMVVDKADLGVANARLMAGFVTVNQMLGPPLGAALFAAGMVWPFVTQGVVVLLGAALVAKMRLPVVPATKEHKQVRQDILEGLRWTWQHAAVRTLTLTIVTFNITFGAAWSVLVLYSLKTLDMGEVGYGLLATAGAVGGLVGIACYDWLESRFSLGNIMRVGLVIETFTHLALALNRSGIGAMVILFIFGAHAFVWGTTSRTVRMRAVPTEFQGRVGSVYLVGVFGSMVIGTGIGGLIAGAWGIVAPFWFAFVGSGLLVVLIWKQMPHIAHADSDDAN from the coding sequence GTGAGCCGAATTCTCGAAGCAGCCGTCCCCCGGCGGCTCGGCACCAACTTCCGGTGGCTGCTCGGTTCCTCCTGGGTGAGCCAGGTCGGCGACGGCATCGCGCTGTCCGCCGGCCCGCTCCTGATCGCCTCCCAGACGCACGACCCGTTCCTGGTCGCGATGGGAGTCCTCCTCCAGCGGCTGCCATGGCTGCTCTTCGGTCTGTACGCCGGGGTGCTCGCCGACCGGCTGGACCGCAGGGTGGTGGTGGTGCTCGTCGACCTGATGCGGGCCGGCGTGCTGGCGGTGCTGGTCGCCACCATCGCCACCGGCGTGGTGAGCATCGGTGTCGTGCTGGTCGCGCTGTTCCTCCTCGGCACCGCCGAGGTCTTTGCCGACACCACCTCGTCGACCTTGCTGCCGATGGTGGTCGACAAGGCCGACCTCGGGGTCGCCAATGCCCGTCTGATGGCCGGGTTCGTGACGGTCAACCAGATGCTCGGGCCGCCGCTGGGTGCCGCACTCTTCGCCGCCGGCATGGTGTGGCCTTTCGTCACCCAAGGTGTCGTCGTGCTGCTGGGTGCTGCCCTGGTCGCGAAGATGCGCCTGCCGGTCGTGCCCGCAACCAAGGAGCACAAGCAGGTCCGCCAGGACATCCTCGAAGGCCTGCGCTGGACCTGGCAGCACGCTGCCGTGCGCACGTTGACGCTGACCATCGTCACCTTCAACATCACCTTCGGCGCTGCCTGGTCCGTGCTGGTGCTCTACTCGCTCAAGACGCTCGACATGGGTGAGGTCGGCTACGGGCTGCTCGCCACGGCGGGCGCCGTCGGGGGTCTGGTCGGCATTGCCTGCTACGACTGGCTCGAGTCCCGCTTCTCCCTCGGCAACATCATGCGGGTCGGGCTGGTGATCGAGACCTTCACCCATCTCGCGCTGGCGCTGAACCGCAGCGGCATCGGCGCCATGGTCATCCTGTTCATCTTCGGCGCCCACGCCTTCGTCTGGGGAACCACGTCGCGCACGGTGCGGATGCGTGCCGTGCCGACCGAGTTCCAGGGCCGCGTCGGCAGCGTCTACCTCGTCGGTGTCTTCGGCAGCATGGTGATCGGCACCGGGATCGGCGGACTCATCGCGGGTGCCTGGGGCATCGTGGCGCCCTTCTGGTTCGCCTTCGTCGGGTCGGGGTTGCTGGTGGTCCTGATCTGGAAGCAGATGCCCCACATCGCCCACGCCGACAGCGACGACGCGAACTGA
- the smc gene encoding chromosome segregation protein SMC: protein MYLKSLTLKGFKSFASSTTLQLEPGITCIVGPNGSGKSNVVDALAWVMGEQGAKSLRGGKMEDVIFAGTSGRPPLGRAEVQLTIDNSDGALPIEYAEVTISRTMFRNGGSDYAINGNSCRLLDVQELLSDSGIGREMHVIVGQGQLDQILHATPEERRGFIEEAAGVLKHRKRKEKALRKLDSTDGNLNRLGDLLSEIRRQLKPLGRQAEVARKAATVQADVRDARARLLADEMVTARTTLEQEMADETVLVQRRTAVEGEIATIREQEAALEAALREDLPALAKAQETWFALSGLRERLRGTQSLAAERVRNSAGTSEEPTQQGGRDPEQLEAEAARVAEQEQEINAELERQRQAMSDAVTARKAAEDAAAEEERRIAGLQRAAADRREGLARLHGQVNAIKSRAAAADDEIGRLVQAREEAMARADRAQRDFTALETKVAGLDAGEEGLDAEHEAAVATLDDLEERLAKAREEATTADRERSALIARKEALEMGLTRKDGAGALLAASDSVSGLLGSVAALLSVRSGYETAIAAALGSAADAVAVTGPDAAIGAITHLKGDDLGRAGMLLGGGPAADDDWPGLPAGTTYAVDVVECPDDLSGALARLLFKVAVVDDLDTARSLVAELPDVTAVTREGDQFGAHFAAGGSAQQESLIEIQAAVDEAAQALEEAAASAERLLFETSRMESERLEAQKRVDVALAKLHESDATLAAVAEELGQHGSRARSARGEAERLAASITKAEEAREKDQAGLADLEQRLASAQDAPDEEPDTTSREQLAEAARAARQGEMDSRLALRTSEERARALHGRADGLLRAARQEREARARAAERRERLIREGKAARAVSVGVGIVLDRLETSVSEAAEARTRVEQSRAGREQELMATRSRLRDLDREHDELVNTVHRDEMARTQQRMRIEQLEERALEELGLDPEALAREYGPENLIPFTGEVPEGEEAPEPVPFDRDEQKKRLRTAERALSMLGKVNPLALEEFSAMEERHKFLTEQLEDLKKTRKDLLDIVREVDQRVEQVFTEAWEDVRVAFDHVFRRLFPGGEGKLVLTEPNDMLNTGIEVEARPAGKKVKRLSLLSGGERSLVAVAFLVSLFKARPSPFYILDEVEAALDDTNLGRLLEIYEELRENSQLLVITHQKRTMEVGDALYGVTMRGDGVSAVISQRLRESESA, encoded by the coding sequence TTGTACCTGAAGAGCCTGACGCTCAAGGGCTTCAAGTCCTTCGCGTCCTCCACGACGCTCCAGCTCGAACCAGGCATCACCTGCATCGTCGGCCCCAACGGCTCGGGCAAGTCCAACGTCGTCGACGCACTGGCCTGGGTGATGGGTGAGCAGGGTGCGAAGTCGCTGCGCGGCGGCAAGATGGAGGACGTCATCTTCGCCGGCACGTCCGGGCGCCCGCCCCTGGGTCGCGCCGAGGTGCAGCTGACCATCGACAACTCCGACGGTGCCCTCCCGATCGAGTACGCCGAGGTCACCATCAGCCGCACGATGTTCCGCAACGGCGGCTCCGACTACGCGATCAACGGCAACTCCTGCCGCTTGCTCGACGTCCAGGAGCTGCTCAGTGACTCCGGCATCGGTCGTGAGATGCACGTCATCGTGGGCCAGGGCCAGCTCGACCAGATCCTGCACGCGACGCCGGAGGAACGGCGCGGCTTCATCGAGGAGGCCGCGGGTGTGCTCAAGCACCGCAAGCGCAAGGAGAAGGCGCTGCGCAAGCTCGACTCGACCGACGGCAACCTGAACCGCCTCGGTGACCTGCTCTCCGAGATCCGGCGCCAGCTGAAGCCGCTGGGCCGGCAGGCCGAGGTGGCCCGCAAGGCCGCGACCGTGCAGGCCGACGTCCGCGATGCCCGGGCCCGGCTGCTCGCCGACGAGATGGTGACCGCACGCACGACGCTCGAGCAGGAGATGGCCGACGAGACCGTGCTGGTCCAGCGACGGACCGCGGTGGAGGGCGAGATCGCGACGATTCGCGAGCAGGAGGCCGCACTCGAGGCAGCCCTGCGCGAGGACCTGCCGGCCCTGGCCAAGGCCCAGGAGACCTGGTTCGCGCTCTCCGGCCTGCGGGAGCGGTTGCGCGGCACCCAGTCCCTGGCCGCCGAGCGGGTGCGCAACAGTGCTGGCACCTCCGAAGAACCCACCCAGCAGGGTGGTCGTGACCCCGAGCAGCTCGAGGCCGAGGCTGCCCGGGTGGCCGAGCAGGAGCAGGAGATCAATGCCGAGCTCGAGCGGCAGCGCCAGGCGATGAGCGACGCGGTGACCGCACGCAAGGCCGCCGAGGACGCCGCCGCCGAGGAGGAGCGTCGCATCGCGGGACTGCAGCGGGCCGCCGCCGACCGGCGTGAAGGACTGGCCCGCCTGCACGGCCAGGTCAACGCGATCAAGTCGCGGGCCGCGGCTGCTGACGACGAGATCGGCCGACTCGTCCAGGCCCGTGAGGAGGCGATGGCCCGCGCCGACCGGGCCCAGCGCGACTTCACCGCCCTCGAGACCAAGGTGGCCGGCCTCGACGCCGGCGAGGAAGGGCTCGACGCCGAGCACGAGGCCGCAGTGGCGACCCTCGACGACCTCGAGGAGCGGTTGGCCAAGGCGCGCGAGGAGGCCACCACGGCCGACCGTGAACGCTCCGCCCTGATCGCTCGCAAGGAGGCCCTCGAGATGGGTCTCACCCGCAAGGACGGTGCCGGGGCCCTGCTGGCCGCCTCCGACTCGGTCTCCGGGCTGCTCGGCTCGGTGGCCGCCCTGCTCTCCGTGCGCTCCGGCTACGAAACCGCCATCGCCGCGGCGCTCGGCTCCGCCGCAGACGCGGTGGCAGTCACCGGACCGGACGCCGCCATCGGGGCGATCACCCACCTCAAGGGCGACGACCTCGGTCGCGCCGGGATGCTGCTCGGTGGCGGACCGGCCGCCGACGACGACTGGCCCGGGCTGCCGGCCGGGACGACGTACGCCGTGGACGTGGTGGAGTGCCCCGACGACCTGAGCGGGGCGCTGGCCCGACTGCTCTTCAAGGTGGCCGTGGTCGACGACCTCGACACGGCTCGGTCGCTCGTGGCCGAGCTTCCCGACGTCACCGCGGTCACCCGTGAGGGCGACCAGTTCGGCGCACACTTCGCGGCGGGTGGCTCGGCCCAGCAGGAGTCGCTGATCGAGATCCAGGCGGCCGTCGACGAGGCCGCCCAAGCACTCGAGGAGGCCGCGGCCTCGGCCGAACGCCTGCTCTTCGAGACCTCCAGGATGGAGAGCGAGCGGCTCGAGGCCCAGAAGCGGGTCGACGTGGCACTGGCCAAGCTGCACGAGTCCGACGCCACGTTGGCGGCGGTCGCCGAGGAGCTGGGCCAGCACGGTTCGCGGGCGCGATCTGCGCGTGGTGAGGCCGAACGCCTGGCCGCCTCCATCACCAAGGCCGAAGAAGCCCGGGAGAAGGACCAGGCCGGGCTCGCCGACCTCGAGCAGCGGCTCGCGTCGGCGCAGGACGCGCCCGACGAGGAGCCCGACACCACCTCACGCGAACAGCTCGCCGAAGCAGCCCGGGCCGCGCGACAGGGCGAGATGGACTCGCGGCTGGCCCTGCGCACCTCCGAGGAGCGAGCACGCGCCCTGCACGGCAGGGCCGACGGCCTGCTCCGGGCCGCTCGCCAAGAACGCGAAGCACGTGCTCGCGCAGCCGAGCGCAGGGAACGCCTGATCCGGGAGGGCAAGGCCGCCCGGGCCGTCAGCGTCGGCGTGGGCATCGTCCTCGACCGGCTCGAGACCTCGGTCTCGGAAGCGGCCGAGGCACGAACGCGGGTCGAGCAGTCACGCGCGGGTCGTGAGCAGGAGCTGATGGCCACCCGGTCCCGGCTGCGCGACCTCGACCGCGAGCACGACGAGCTGGTCAACACGGTGCACCGTGACGAGATGGCGCGCACCCAGCAGCGGATGCGCATCGAGCAGCTCGAAGAGCGCGCCCTCGAGGAGCTCGGCCTCGACCCGGAGGCGCTGGCGCGCGAGTACGGCCCCGAGAACCTGATCCCCTTCACCGGTGAGGTGCCCGAGGGGGAGGAGGCGCCCGAGCCGGTGCCGTTCGACCGCGACGAGCAGAAGAAGCGGCTGCGCACCGCAGAGCGTGCCCTCTCCATGCTCGGCAAGGTCAACCCGTTGGCCCTCGAGGAGTTCTCGGCCATGGAGGAGCGGCACAAGTTCCTCACCGAGCAGCTCGAGGACCTCAAGAAGACGCGCAAGGACCTCCTCGACATCGTGCGTGAGGTCGACCAGCGGGTCGAGCAGGTCTTCACCGAGGCGTGGGAAGACGTGCGTGTCGCCTTCGACCACGTCTTCAGGAGACTCTTCCCCGGCGGCGAGGGCAAGCTGGTCCTCACCGAGCCCAACGACATGCTCAACACCGGCATCGAGGTCGAGGCACGACCGGCCGGCAAGAAGGTCAAGCGGCTCTCGCTCCTCTCGGGTGGAGAGCGGTCGCTGGTGGCGGTGGCGTTCCTGGTCTCGTTGTTCAAGGCCCGCCCCTCGCCGTTCTACATCCTCGACGAGGTCGAGGCCGCCCTCGACGACACCAACCTGGGCCGTCTCCTCGAGATCTACGAGGAGCTGCGGGAGAACTCCCAGCTGCTGGTGATCACCCACCAGAAGCGCACCATGGAGGTCGGTGATGCGCTCTACGGCGTGACCATGCGCGGTGACGGTGTCTCGGCCGTGATCAGCCAGCGGTTGCGCGAGTCCGAGTCCGCCTGA
- a CDS encoding thioesterase family protein, producing MSDRAPLPTRADYVAWRTVTTRWRDDDAYGHLNNATYYELFDTAVNAHLFEATGTNVRLLPRIGVVAETSCRYFREIGFPEPIETGLVVDKVGSSSIVYRIGLFQGESDKAAAEGRFVHVYVDNEHGAGNRPVVPMPDVIRDAVTPLLRV from the coding sequence GTGAGTGATCGAGCCCCGCTGCCCACCCGCGCCGACTACGTCGCCTGGCGCACCGTGACCACCCGTTGGCGCGACGACGATGCCTACGGCCACCTGAACAACGCGACCTACTACGAGCTCTTCGACACCGCGGTCAACGCGCACCTGTTCGAGGCGACCGGCACCAACGTGCGCCTGCTGCCACGGATCGGTGTGGTCGCGGAGACGTCGTGCCGCTACTTCCGCGAGATCGGCTTCCCCGAACCGATCGAGACGGGCCTGGTCGTCGACAAGGTCGGCAGCTCCTCGATCGTCTACCGGATCGGGCTCTTCCAGGGCGAGTCCGACAAGGCGGCTGCGGAGGGACGCTTCGTGCACGTCTACGTCGACAACGAGCACGGCGCCGGAAATCGCCCCGTGGTCCCCATGCCCGATGTGATCCGTGATGCGGTGACGCCGCTGCTGCGTGTCTGA
- a CDS encoding nucleotide sugar dehydrogenase has translation MTKTVTVVGQGYVGLPLAMAAVEVGHRVVGVDVDERRVARLAAGDSFVEDISEQQLRSAIETGRYLPTATWEATAGSDIFVVTVPTPLREGIPDLSYVESAGREISERLVVGATVVLESTTYPGTTDQLLAPILEQGSGLKAGIDFRLGYSPERIDPSNKTWGMRNTPKVVSGIDDESLEEIRAFYASFVDEVVPVSSTRTAELTKLLENTFRHVNIALVNEIAAVAPELGVDIWEAIDAADSKPFGFMRFTPGPGVGGHCLPIDPSYLLWQVRQTSRSDLRMVSAANEINDHMPDHVVSRVQAALNRQRLAVNGAKVLLLGMAYKKNVGDIRESPSLSVARQLHELGAEVHAAEPHTDPEFLPSEIDLVEFGKDALVWADAVVVLTDHDVFDYELVAEHSTYVFDTRNRCVGSTVELL, from the coding sequence ATGACGAAGACGGTGACGGTGGTCGGCCAGGGCTACGTGGGCCTGCCCCTCGCCATGGCGGCGGTGGAGGTCGGGCATCGCGTGGTCGGTGTCGACGTCGACGAGCGACGGGTCGCTCGACTGGCCGCTGGTGACTCGTTCGTCGAGGACATCTCGGAGCAGCAGCTGCGGTCGGCCATCGAGACCGGCAGGTACCTCCCCACGGCCACCTGGGAGGCCACGGCCGGTTCCGACATCTTCGTGGTCACGGTGCCCACCCCGCTGCGAGAGGGCATCCCCGACCTCAGCTACGTCGAGTCCGCCGGCCGGGAGATCTCCGAGCGCCTCGTCGTGGGTGCCACCGTGGTCCTGGAGTCCACCACCTACCCCGGGACCACCGACCAGCTGCTGGCTCCGATCCTGGAGCAGGGGAGCGGCCTGAAGGCCGGCATCGACTTCCGCCTCGGCTACAGCCCGGAACGGATCGACCCCAGCAACAAGACGTGGGGCATGCGCAACACCCCGAAGGTCGTCTCGGGCATCGACGACGAGTCGCTGGAGGAGATCCGAGCCTTCTACGCATCGTTCGTCGACGAGGTCGTGCCGGTCTCCAGCACCCGCACCGCCGAGCTCACCAAGCTGCTGGAGAACACCTTCCGTCACGTCAACATCGCCTTGGTCAACGAGATTGCTGCCGTGGCCCCCGAGCTCGGCGTCGACATCTGGGAAGCCATCGATGCCGCCGACAGCAAGCCGTTCGGGTTCATGCGCTTCACGCCCGGGCCGGGGGTCGGTGGACACTGCCTGCCGATCGATCCGTCCTACCTGCTCTGGCAGGTGCGCCAGACCTCTCGCAGCGACCTGCGGATGGTCTCCGCGGCCAACGAGATCAACGATCACATGCCCGATCACGTCGTCAGCCGGGTGCAGGCGGCGCTGAATCGTCAGCGGCTCGCGGTCAACGGCGCCAAGGTGCTCCTGCTGGGGATGGCCTACAAGAAGAACGTCGGGGACATCAGGGAGTCGCCGTCACTGTCGGTGGCCCGCCAGCTGCATGAGCTCGGCGCCGAGGTGCACGCGGCCGAGCCGCACACCGACCCGGAGTTCCTGCCGTCTGAGATCGACCTCGTCGAGTTCGGCAAGGACGCGCTGGTCTGGGCCGATGCCGTGGTGGTCCTCACCGACCACGACGTGTTCGACTACGAGCTGGTGGCCGAGCACTCCACCTATGTCTTCGACACCCGCAACCGCTGCGTGGGGTCGACTGTCGAGCTTCTCTGA
- a CDS encoding glycosyltransferase family 2 protein, which produces MAERNVPDVSVIIPAYNALPYLHRGLESLVAQTLGTDRMEVLVVDDGSTDGTGEALDEWAERYPDLFRIVHAAASGGPAAPRNKGLDLARGRHVYFLDADDYLGEEALERLVATADDEGSDIVLGKMVATSERAVPSSMYRHNDLDVDLFTSRVWWTLAALKLFRRSLIEDNDLRFPTNFPNASDQPFTAVAYLRARKISVLSDYDFYHVVLRDDGQHVTMSGPVSNELDVAETMCELVESEVLDVDKRAPLLTRHFQIDVALVMRRLVGVPRAEQDALLERVVALVRRHLTADVRERLTPDLRVVYHLADRGRRDEVLELLGVLLEAGDNRPRVVIDGGHAHAQLPFFRDRSVGVPDALYEVTNRLRKESGLESFECHEGGHLTVVGTAGFTDVLEPTEVALVIRSREEPTVEHVVAATRGRGNAFSADADLLTVADGDPLPEGTWGVHVRVSRDGISESWRLGGDPTVHDEQLLDSFAWAATEQGEGWTAAAYLTKGGWLRIDAKWRRGAAGKQFTDWQLAWDDTDLVVRGALSAPRSAAPVRFVLRGPGGEVRRVPAVRDGAHLEGRVSMTGLSEGTWQLRLQVGRPPAHRPVTIRAEGELVPLTWREGLVASRAEQVPGPTVTLELTSTGPKQKASQVLRSLSGG; this is translated from the coding sequence ATGGCAGAGCGCAACGTCCCGGACGTCAGCGTGATCATTCCCGCCTACAACGCGTTGCCCTACCTGCACCGTGGCCTCGAGTCCTTGGTGGCCCAGACCCTGGGCACGGATCGGATGGAGGTCCTCGTCGTCGATGACGGCTCGACCGACGGCACCGGCGAGGCACTGGACGAGTGGGCCGAGCGTTATCCCGACCTGTTCCGCATCGTGCACGCCGCGGCGTCCGGAGGACCGGCCGCCCCGCGCAACAAGGGCCTCGACCTGGCGCGCGGACGTCATGTGTACTTCCTCGACGCGGACGACTACCTGGGCGAGGAGGCCCTGGAGCGTCTCGTCGCCACGGCCGACGACGAGGGCTCCGACATCGTCCTCGGCAAGATGGTGGCGACCAGCGAGCGCGCCGTGCCGTCATCGATGTATCGCCACAACGACCTCGACGTCGACCTGTTCACGTCACGGGTCTGGTGGACCTTGGCCGCGCTGAAGCTCTTCCGGCGCAGCCTCATCGAGGACAACGACCTGCGCTTCCCGACGAACTTCCCCAACGCGTCGGACCAGCCGTTCACTGCCGTGGCCTATCTGCGGGCGCGCAAGATCAGCGTGCTGAGCGACTACGACTTCTACCACGTCGTGCTGCGCGACGACGGGCAGCACGTCACCATGTCCGGGCCGGTCTCGAACGAGCTCGACGTGGCGGAGACGATGTGCGAGCTGGTCGAGTCGGAGGTCCTCGACGTCGACAAGCGGGCCCCGTTGCTGACCCGGCACTTCCAGATCGACGTGGCGCTCGTGATGCGCCGCCTCGTGGGGGTGCCCCGTGCCGAGCAGGACGCACTGCTGGAGCGCGTGGTCGCGCTGGTACGACGACACCTGACTGCCGACGTCCGGGAGCGCCTGACCCCTGATCTCCGCGTGGTCTACCACTTGGCAGACCGGGGTCGCCGTGACGAGGTGCTCGAGCTCCTCGGTGTGTTGCTGGAAGCCGGCGACAACCGCCCCCGGGTGGTCATCGACGGCGGGCACGCCCACGCGCAGCTTCCCTTCTTCAGGGATCGATCCGTGGGCGTGCCCGACGCGCTCTACGAGGTGACCAACCGGCTCAGGAAGGAGTCCGGCCTGGAGTCCTTCGAGTGCCACGAGGGGGGCCACCTGACGGTGGTCGGGACCGCCGGGTTCACCGATGTCCTCGAGCCCACCGAGGTGGCGCTGGTGATCCGTTCGCGCGAGGAGCCGACGGTGGAGCACGTCGTCGCCGCGACCCGTGGTCGGGGCAACGCGTTCTCAGCAGACGCAGACCTGCTCACGGTTGCCGACGGTGACCCGCTTCCCGAGGGCACCTGGGGAGTGCACGTCCGGGTGTCGCGAGACGGGATCTCCGAGTCGTGGCGACTGGGCGGGGACCCCACGGTGCACGACGAGCAGCTGCTGGACTCCTTCGCCTGGGCGGCGACGGAGCAGGGGGAGGGTTGGACGGCGGCGGCCTACCTCACGAAGGGTGGTTGGCTCAGGATCGACGCGAAGTGGCGCCGTGGAGCCGCGGGCAAGCAGTTCACCGACTGGCAGCTGGCGTGGGACGACACCGATCTGGTCGTCCGGGGAGCCCTGTCCGCTCCGCGCAGCGCTGCTCCCGTGCGGTTCGTGCTGCGCGGACCGGGCGGTGAGGTGCGTCGGGTCCCGGCAGTGCGGGACGGCGCCCACCTCGAGGGCCGGGTGTCGATGACCGGGCTCTCGGAAGGCACTTGGCAGCTGCGACTGCAGGTCGGCAGGCCACCGGCCCATCGACCGGTGACGATCCGGGCAGAGGGCGAGCTCGTGCCGCTCACGTGGCGGGAGGGCCTGGTGGCGTCGCGTGCGGAGCAGGTTCCCGGCCCGACCGTCACGCTCGAGCTGACCAGCACCGGCCCCAAGCAGAAGGCATCCCAGGTGCTGCGCTCGCTCTCCGGAGGTTGA
- the ftsY gene encoding signal recognition particle-docking protein FtsY, translating to MDFLSDWLLLIIGIAVVGVLAVAGFIAGGRNKPKGPPSGGTDVIARPREEPVEAPPEVATEEPSAGPTVEEAPPLEKPEGTAGRMVRLRQRLARSQSSLGKGLLALLSRDRLDEDTWEDIEDTLLTADIGVAPTQELVEKLRTRLRVEGNDAGTPREVLREELINLVDPSMDRRLAIRGEDGRPGVVLVVGVNGAGKTTTVGKISRILVADERKVVLGAADTFRAAAVEQLGTWAERVGVPVVKGPEGSDPASVAFEAVKQGVDEQYDVVLVDTAGRLQNKAGLMDELGKVKRVIEKQAPVTEVLLVLDATTGQNGMIQARVFSEIVDVTGIVLTKLDGSAKGGIVVAVQRELGVPVKLVGLGEGADDLAPFEPEAFVDALLG from the coding sequence ATGGATTTCCTGTCTGACTGGCTCCTCCTGATCATCGGCATCGCCGTCGTCGGCGTGCTTGCGGTCGCTGGTTTCATCGCCGGCGGGCGCAACAAGCCGAAGGGCCCGCCCTCCGGTGGCACCGACGTCATCGCCCGGCCTCGCGAGGAACCGGTCGAGGCGCCGCCCGAGGTCGCCACCGAGGAGCCGTCGGCGGGCCCGACCGTCGAGGAGGCACCGCCCCTCGAGAAGCCGGAGGGCACCGCGGGCCGGATGGTCCGCCTGCGCCAGCGGCTGGCTCGGTCGCAGAGCAGCCTGGGCAAGGGACTGCTCGCCCTGCTCTCACGGGACCGCCTCGACGAGGACACCTGGGAGGACATCGAGGACACCCTCCTGACTGCCGACATCGGTGTCGCGCCCACCCAGGAGCTGGTCGAGAAGCTGCGCACCCGCCTGCGGGTCGAGGGCAACGACGCGGGAACGCCGCGCGAGGTGCTCCGCGAGGAGCTCATCAACCTGGTCGACCCGTCGATGGACCGTCGACTGGCGATTCGTGGCGAGGACGGAAGGCCCGGCGTCGTCCTGGTCGTGGGCGTCAACGGCGCTGGCAAGACCACCACGGTCGGCAAGATCTCCCGCATCCTGGTTGCCGACGAGCGCAAGGTGGTGCTCGGCGCCGCCGACACGTTCCGCGCTGCCGCCGTCGAGCAGCTGGGCACCTGGGCCGAGCGGGTCGGCGTACCCGTCGTCAAGGGCCCGGAGGGCTCCGACCCGGCGAGTGTCGCCTTCGAGGCCGTCAAGCAGGGCGTCGACGAGCAGTACGACGTGGTGCTGGTCGACACGGCCGGTCGCCTCCAGAACAAGGCCGGACTGATGGACGAGCTCGGCAAGGTCAAGCGTGTGATCGAGAAGCAGGCCCCGGTCACCGAGGTGTTGCTCGTGCTCGACGCCACCACGGGACAGAACGGCATGATCCAGGCCCGGGTGTTCTCCGAGATCGTCGACGTCACCGGCATCGTGCTGACCAAGCTCGACGGCTCTGCCAAGGGCGGCATCGTCGTCGCCGTGCAGCGCGAGCTCGGGGTCCCCGTCAAGCTCGTCGGCCTGGGGGAGGGTGCAGACGACCTGGCGCCCTTCGAGCCGGAGGCGTTCGTCGACGCACTGCTCGGCTGA
- a CDS encoding class I SAM-dependent methyltransferase — protein MPPNRNSTRRFQLFDALLRQVPTGRVVDLGAGHGAFSVRAADAGWDVTAVDARSTRFPDDPRVTWLEKDIREVDLTDFDLVLCLGLFYHLTVDDQVALLDRAAGRPLILDTHVATRNPTHELSEIVTAGGYKGRLYDEKGWERRPTASWENEESFWPTGRELYRMLADHGYPAVFAGVPWVVRDRTFFLCLPE, from the coding sequence GTGCCTCCCAACCGGAACTCCACGCGACGCTTTCAGCTCTTCGACGCCCTCCTCCGCCAGGTGCCGACCGGACGGGTGGTGGACCTCGGCGCCGGACACGGCGCCTTCTCGGTCAGGGCCGCGGACGCGGGGTGGGACGTCACGGCCGTCGACGCGCGGTCGACGAGGTTCCCCGACGATCCACGGGTCACCTGGCTCGAGAAGGACATCCGCGAGGTCGACCTCACGGACTTCGACCTGGTGCTGTGCCTGGGGCTCTTCTACCACCTGACGGTCGATGACCAGGTCGCCCTGCTGGACCGGGCTGCCGGCCGCCCCCTGATCCTCGACACCCACGTGGCCACCAGGAATCCGACCCACGAGCTCTCCGAGATCGTCACGGCAGGCGGCTACAAGGGTCGGCTCTACGACGAGAAGGGCTGGGAGCGCAGGCCCACCGCTTCGTGGGAGAACGAGGAGTCCTTCTGGCCCACCGGGCGCGAGCTCTACCGGATGCTCGCCGACCACGGCTACCCGGCGGTGTTCGCGGGCGTGCCCTGGGTGGTCCGGGACCGGACGTTCTTCCTCTGCCTGCCCGAATGA